Proteins found in one Cricetulus griseus strain 17A/GY chromosome X, alternate assembly CriGri-PICRH-1.0, whole genome shotgun sequence genomic segment:
- the Atp2b3 gene encoding plasma membrane calcium-transporting ATPase 3 isoform X6, whose amino-acid sequence MGDMANSSIEFHPKPQQQREVPHVGGFGCTLAELRSLMELRGAEALQKIQEAYGDVSGLCRRLKTSPTEGLADNTNDLEKRRQIYGQNFIPPKQPKTFLQLVWEALQDVTLIILEVAAIVSLGLSFYAPPGEESEACGNVSGGAEDEGEAEAGWIEGAAILLSVICVVLVTAFNDWSKEKQFRGLQSRIEQEQKFTVIRNGQLLQVPVAALVVGDIAQVKYGDLLPADGVLIQGNDLKIDESSLTGESDHVRKSADKDPMLLSGTHVMEGSGRMVVTAVGVNSQTGIIFTLLGAGGEEEEKKDKKAKKQDGAVAMEMQPLKSAEGGEMEEREKKKANIPKKEKSVLQGKLTKLAVQIGKAGLVMSAITVIILVLYFVIDTFVMDGRVWLPECTPIYVQYFVKFFIIGVTVLVVAVPEGLPLAVTISLAYSVKKMMKDNNLVRHLDACETMGNATAICSDKTGTLTTNRMTVVQSYLGDTHYKEIPAPSALTPKILDLLVHAISINSAYTTKILPPEKEGALPRQVGNKTECALLGFILDLKRDFQPVREQIPEDKLYKVYTFNSVRKSMSTVIRMPDGGFRLFSKGASEILLKKCTNILNSNGELRGFRPRDRDDMVKKIIEPMACDGLRTICIAYRDFSAIQEPNWDNENEVVGDLTCIAVVGIEDPVRPEVPEAIRKCQRAGITVRMVTGDNINTARAIAAKCGIIQPGEDFLCLEGKEFNRRIRNEKGEIEQERLDKVWPKLRVLARSSPTDKHTLVKGIIDSTTGEQRQVVAVTGDGTNDGPALKKADVGFAMGIAGTDVAKEASDIILTDDNFTSIVKAVMWGRNVYDSISKFLQFQLTVNVVAVIVAFTGACITQDSPLKAVQMLWVNLIMDTFASLALATEPPNESLLLRKPYGRDKPLISRTMMKNILGHAVYQLTIIFTLLFVGELFFDIDSGRNAPLHSPPSEHYTIIFNTFVMMQLFNEINARKIHGERNVFDGIFSNPIFCTIVLGTFGIQIVIVQFGGKPFSCSPLSTEQWLWCLFVGVGELVWGQVIATIPTSQLKCLKEAGHGPGKDEMTDEELAEGEEEIDHAERELRRGQILWFRGLNRIQTQIRVVKAFRSSLYEGLEKPESKSCIHNFMATPEFLINDYTHNIPLIDDTDVDENEERLRAPPPSPPNQNNNAIDSGIYLTTHATKSATSSAFSSRPESPLHSMETSL is encoded by the exons ATGGGTGACATGGCGAACAGTTCCATCGAGTTCCACCCCAAGCCCCAGCAACAGCGGGAAGTGCCCCATGTAGGTGGCTTCGGGTGCACACTAGCAGAGCTACGCAGCCTCATGGAGCTCCGAGGTGCCGAGGCACTGCAGAAGATTCAGGAAGCCTATGGAGACGTCAGTGGGCTGTGCAGGAGGCTGAAGACCTCGCCTACTGAGG GCCTGGCAGACAACACCAATGACTTGGAGAAACGCAGGCAGATCTATGGGCAGAACTTCATCCCCCCCAAGCAGCCCAAGACCTTCCTGCAGCTGGTGTGGGAAGCCCTGCAGGATGTGACTCTCATCATCTTGGAGGTGGCTGCCATCGTCTCTCTTGGCCTCTCCTTCTATGcaccaccaggagaggaaagtgAAG CCTGTGGCAATGTGTCTGGTGGggcagaggatgagggagaggcTGAAGCTGGCTGGATCGAGGGGGCTGCCATCCTACTGTCTGTCATCTGTGTCGTGCTGGTCACGGCCTTCAATGACTGGAGCAAGGAAAAGCAGTTCCGAGGTCTTCAGAGTCGTATTGAGCAGGAGCAGAAGTTTACTGTCATCCGAAATGGGCAGCTCCTCCAGGTCCCAGTGGCAGCACTGGTGGTGGGGGACATTGCCCAGGTCAAATACG GAGACCTTCTGCCTGCCGATGGTGTGCTCATCCAAGGCAATGACCTCAAGATTGACGAGAGCTCCCTGACTGGCGAGTCGGACCATGTGCGGAAATCAGCAGACAAAGATCCTATGCTGCTCTCAG GCACTCATGTcatggaaggttctggaagaatGGTGGTAACAGCTGTTGGTGTGAACTCCCAGACAGGCATCATCTTTACATTGCTTGGAGCtggtggagaggaggaggagaagaaagacaaaaaag CTAAGAAGCAGGATGGGGCTGTTGCCATGGAAATGCAGCCCCTGAAGAGTGCTGAGGGTGGGGAAATGGAGGAGcgggaaaagaagaaagccaacATACCCAAGAAGGAGAAGTCAGTTCTGCAAGGGAAGCTCACAAAACTGGCTGTGCAGATTGGGAAAGCAG GGTTGGTGATGTCTGCCATCACTGTTATCATCCTGGTCCTCTACTTTGTGATTGATACCTTCGTCATGGATGGCCGGGTGTGGCTGCCAGAATGCACACCTATCTATGTGCAGTACTTTGTGAAGTTCTTCATTATCGGAGTCACTGTCTTGGTTGTGGCTGTCCCTGAGGGCCTGCCTCTTGCtgtcactatctccttggcttacTCTGTCAAG AAAATGATGAAGGACAACAACCTGGTACGCCACCTGGATGCCTGTGAGACCATGGGCAATGCCACAGCCATCTGTTCTGACAAGACCGGCACACTCACCACCAACCGCATGACCGTGGTCCAGTCCTACCTAGGAGACACCCACTACAAAGAAATTCCAGCTCCCAGTGCCCTGACCCCCAAGATCCTTGATCTTCTGGTCCATGCCATCTCCATCAACAGTGCCTACACCACCAAAATACTA CCTCCAGAGAAGGAAGGCGCTCTCCCACGCCAAGTGGGCAACAAAACCGAGTGTGCTCTGTTGGGCTTCATCCTGGACCTGAAACGAGACTTCCAACCTGTACGCGAGCAGATTCCAGAAGATAAACTTTACAAAGTGTACACCTTCAACTCAGTCCGCAAGTCCATGAGCACAGTTATACGCATGCCTGATGGTGGCTTCCGCCTCTTCAGCAAGGGAGCCTCAGAGATCTTGCTCAAAAA ATGTACCAACATCTTAAACAGCAATGGTGAACTCCGAGGATTCCGTCCTCGGGACCGGGATGACATGGTGAAGAAGATCATTGAGCCTATGGCTTGTGATGGCCTCCGCACCATCTGCATTGCGTACAGGGATTTCTCTGCAATCCAAGAGCCCAACTGGGACAATGAGAATGAGGTGGTTGGCGACCTTACCTGCATAGCTGTCGTGGGCATCGAGGATCCTGTGCGACCTGAG GTCCCTGAAGCCATTCGCAAATGCCAGCGTGCTGGCATCACAGTCCGTATGGTAACTGGAGACAATATCAACACTGCCCGGGCAATTGCAGCTAAGTGTGGCATCATCCAGCCAGGTGAAGATTTCCTGTGCCTGGAGGGGAAGGAATTCAACAGAAGGATTCGAAACGAGAAAGGCGAG ATAGAACAGGAGCGGCTGGACAAGGTGTGGCCCAAGCTGCGGGTGCTCGCCCGGTCATCTCCCACTGACAAACACACTCTGGTCAAAG GCATTATCGACAGCACAACTGGTGAGCAGCGGCAGGTGGTGGCCGTGACTGGAGATGGCACCAACGATGGGCCAGCTCTTAAAAAGGCAGATGTCGGCTTTGCCATG GGCATTGCAGGCACTGATGTGGCCAAGGAGGCCTCTGACATCATCCTGACTGATGACAACTTCACCAGCATTGTCAAGGCAGTCATGTGGGGCCGCAACGTCTACGACAGCATTTCCAAGTTCCTGCAGTTTCAGTTGACAGTCAATGTGGTAGCTGTGATTGTGGCCTTCACAGGTGCCTGCATCACTCAG GACTCTCCTCTCAAAGCTGTGCAGATGTTGTGGGTGAACTTGATCATGGACACATTTGCCTCACTTGCCCTGGCAACAGAGCCCCCAAATGAGTCACTGCTGCTGCGGAAGCCATATGGCCGGGACAAGCCGCTCATCTCACGTACCATGATGAAGAACATCCTTGGCCATGCTGTCTACCAGCTTACCATCATCTTTACCTTGCTGTTTGTTG gAGAGCTCTTCTTTGACATTGACAGTGGAAGGAATGCACCCCTGCACTCGCCACCCTCGGAGCACTATACTATCATTTTCAACACCTTCGTCATGATGCAGCTTTTCAATGAAATCAATGCTCGAAAGATCCATGGTGAGAGGAATGTCTTTGATGGCATCTTCAGCAACCCCATCTTCTGTACTATTGTTCTGGGCACCTTTGGAATTCAG ATTGTCATCGTCCAGTTTGGTGGGAAGCCCTTCAGCTGTTCCCCACTGTCCACAGAACAGTGGCTCTGGTGCCTATTTGTTGGTGTTGGGGAGCTGGTCTGGGGACAG GTCATTGCCACTATCCCCACCAGCCAGCTCAAGTGCCTGAAGGAAGCAGGGCATGGGCCTGGGAAGGACGAGATGACTGATGAGGAGCTGGCCGAGGGGGAGGAGGAAATCGACCACGCTGAGCGAGAGCTCCGCAGGGGCCAGATCCTCTGGTTCCGGGGCCTCAACCGGATCCAGACACAG ATCCGGGTGGTGAAAGCATTCCGTAGCTCGCTTTATGAAGGCCTTGAGAAACCAGAATCCAAGAGCTGCATCCATAACTTCATGGCAACGCCCGAGTTTCTGATCAATGACTACACCCACAACATCCCGCTCATCGATGACACGGATGTGGATGAGAATGAAGAGCGCCTGAGGGCCCCACCTCCCTCACCCCCTAACCAGAACAACAATGCCATAGACAGCGGCATCTACCTGACCACGCATGCCACCAAgtcagctacctcttcagcatTCTCTTCTAGGCCTGAAAGCCCACTCCACAGCATGGAGACATCCCTCTAA
- the Atp2b3 gene encoding plasma membrane calcium-transporting ATPase 3 isoform X7: MGDMANSSIEFHPKPQQQREVPHVGGFGCTLAELRSLMELRGAEALQKIQEAYGDVSGLCRRLKTSPTEGLADNTNDLEKRRQIYGQNFIPPKQPKTFLQLVWEALQDVTLIILEVAAIVSLGLSFYAPPGEESEACGNVSGGAEDEGEAEAGWIEGAAILLSVICVVLVTAFNDWSKEKQFRGLQSRIEQEQKFTVIRNGQLLQVPVAALVVGDIAQVKYGDLLPADGVLIQGNDLKIDESSLTGESDHVRKSADKDPMLLSGTHVMEGSGRMVVTAVGVNSQTGIIFTLLGAGGEEEEKKDKKGKQQDGAMDSSQTRAKKQDGAVAMEMQPLKSAEGGEMEEREKKKANIPKKEKSVLQGKLTKLAVQIGKAGLVMSAITVIILVLYFVIDTFVMDGRVWLPECTPIYVQYFVKFFIIGVTVLVVAVPEGLPLAVTISLAYSVKKMMKDNNLVRHLDACETMGNATAICSDKTGTLTTNRMTVVQSYLGDTHYKEIPAPSALTPKILDLLVHAISINSAYTTKILPPEKEGALPRQVGNKTECALLGFILDLKRDFQPVREQIPEDKLYKVYTFNSVRKSMSTVIRMPDGGFRLFSKGASEILLKKCTNILNSNGELRGFRPRDRDDMVKKIIEPMACDGLRTICIAYRDFSAIQEPNWDNENEVVGDLTCIAVVGIEDPVRPEVPEAIRKCQRAGITVRMVTGDNINTARAIAAKCGIIQPGEDFLCLEGKEFNRRIRNEKGEIEQERLDKVWPKLRVLARSSPTDKHTLVKGIIDSTTGEQRQVVAVTGDGTNDGPALKKADVGFAMGIAGTDVAKEASDIILTDDNFTSIVKAVMWGRNVYDSISKFLQFQLTVNVVAVIVAFTGACITQDSPLKAVQMLWVNLIMDTFASLALATEPPNESLLLRKPYGRDKPLISRTMMKNILGHAVYQLTIIFTLLFVGELFFDIDSGRNAPLHSPPSEHYTIIFNTFVMMQLFNEINARKIHGERNVFDGIFSNPIFCTIVLGTFGIQIVIVQFGGKPFSCSPLSTEQWLWCLFVGVGELVWGQVIATIPTSQLKCLKEAGHGPGKDEMTDEELAEGEEEIDHAERELRRGQILWFRGLNRIQTQMEVVSTFKRSGSFQGAVRRRSSVLSQLHDVTNLSTPTHVTLSAAKPTSAAGNPGGESIP, translated from the exons ATGGGTGACATGGCGAACAGTTCCATCGAGTTCCACCCCAAGCCCCAGCAACAGCGGGAAGTGCCCCATGTAGGTGGCTTCGGGTGCACACTAGCAGAGCTACGCAGCCTCATGGAGCTCCGAGGTGCCGAGGCACTGCAGAAGATTCAGGAAGCCTATGGAGACGTCAGTGGGCTGTGCAGGAGGCTGAAGACCTCGCCTACTGAGG GCCTGGCAGACAACACCAATGACTTGGAGAAACGCAGGCAGATCTATGGGCAGAACTTCATCCCCCCCAAGCAGCCCAAGACCTTCCTGCAGCTGGTGTGGGAAGCCCTGCAGGATGTGACTCTCATCATCTTGGAGGTGGCTGCCATCGTCTCTCTTGGCCTCTCCTTCTATGcaccaccaggagaggaaagtgAAG CCTGTGGCAATGTGTCTGGTGGggcagaggatgagggagaggcTGAAGCTGGCTGGATCGAGGGGGCTGCCATCCTACTGTCTGTCATCTGTGTCGTGCTGGTCACGGCCTTCAATGACTGGAGCAAGGAAAAGCAGTTCCGAGGTCTTCAGAGTCGTATTGAGCAGGAGCAGAAGTTTACTGTCATCCGAAATGGGCAGCTCCTCCAGGTCCCAGTGGCAGCACTGGTGGTGGGGGACATTGCCCAGGTCAAATACG GAGACCTTCTGCCTGCCGATGGTGTGCTCATCCAAGGCAATGACCTCAAGATTGACGAGAGCTCCCTGACTGGCGAGTCGGACCATGTGCGGAAATCAGCAGACAAAGATCCTATGCTGCTCTCAG GCACTCATGTcatggaaggttctggaagaatGGTGGTAACAGCTGTTGGTGTGAACTCCCAGACAGGCATCATCTTTACATTGCTTGGAGCtggtggagaggaggaggagaagaaagacaaaaaag GCAAGCAGCAGGATGGGGCGATGGACAGTAGCCAAACCAGAG CTAAGAAGCAGGATGGGGCTGTTGCCATGGAAATGCAGCCCCTGAAGAGTGCTGAGGGTGGGGAAATGGAGGAGcgggaaaagaagaaagccaacATACCCAAGAAGGAGAAGTCAGTTCTGCAAGGGAAGCTCACAAAACTGGCTGTGCAGATTGGGAAAGCAG GGTTGGTGATGTCTGCCATCACTGTTATCATCCTGGTCCTCTACTTTGTGATTGATACCTTCGTCATGGATGGCCGGGTGTGGCTGCCAGAATGCACACCTATCTATGTGCAGTACTTTGTGAAGTTCTTCATTATCGGAGTCACTGTCTTGGTTGTGGCTGTCCCTGAGGGCCTGCCTCTTGCtgtcactatctccttggcttacTCTGTCAAG AAAATGATGAAGGACAACAACCTGGTACGCCACCTGGATGCCTGTGAGACCATGGGCAATGCCACAGCCATCTGTTCTGACAAGACCGGCACACTCACCACCAACCGCATGACCGTGGTCCAGTCCTACCTAGGAGACACCCACTACAAAGAAATTCCAGCTCCCAGTGCCCTGACCCCCAAGATCCTTGATCTTCTGGTCCATGCCATCTCCATCAACAGTGCCTACACCACCAAAATACTA CCTCCAGAGAAGGAAGGCGCTCTCCCACGCCAAGTGGGCAACAAAACCGAGTGTGCTCTGTTGGGCTTCATCCTGGACCTGAAACGAGACTTCCAACCTGTACGCGAGCAGATTCCAGAAGATAAACTTTACAAAGTGTACACCTTCAACTCAGTCCGCAAGTCCATGAGCACAGTTATACGCATGCCTGATGGTGGCTTCCGCCTCTTCAGCAAGGGAGCCTCAGAGATCTTGCTCAAAAA ATGTACCAACATCTTAAACAGCAATGGTGAACTCCGAGGATTCCGTCCTCGGGACCGGGATGACATGGTGAAGAAGATCATTGAGCCTATGGCTTGTGATGGCCTCCGCACCATCTGCATTGCGTACAGGGATTTCTCTGCAATCCAAGAGCCCAACTGGGACAATGAGAATGAGGTGGTTGGCGACCTTACCTGCATAGCTGTCGTGGGCATCGAGGATCCTGTGCGACCTGAG GTCCCTGAAGCCATTCGCAAATGCCAGCGTGCTGGCATCACAGTCCGTATGGTAACTGGAGACAATATCAACACTGCCCGGGCAATTGCAGCTAAGTGTGGCATCATCCAGCCAGGTGAAGATTTCCTGTGCCTGGAGGGGAAGGAATTCAACAGAAGGATTCGAAACGAGAAAGGCGAG ATAGAACAGGAGCGGCTGGACAAGGTGTGGCCCAAGCTGCGGGTGCTCGCCCGGTCATCTCCCACTGACAAACACACTCTGGTCAAAG GCATTATCGACAGCACAACTGGTGAGCAGCGGCAGGTGGTGGCCGTGACTGGAGATGGCACCAACGATGGGCCAGCTCTTAAAAAGGCAGATGTCGGCTTTGCCATG GGCATTGCAGGCACTGATGTGGCCAAGGAGGCCTCTGACATCATCCTGACTGATGACAACTTCACCAGCATTGTCAAGGCAGTCATGTGGGGCCGCAACGTCTACGACAGCATTTCCAAGTTCCTGCAGTTTCAGTTGACAGTCAATGTGGTAGCTGTGATTGTGGCCTTCACAGGTGCCTGCATCACTCAG GACTCTCCTCTCAAAGCTGTGCAGATGTTGTGGGTGAACTTGATCATGGACACATTTGCCTCACTTGCCCTGGCAACAGAGCCCCCAAATGAGTCACTGCTGCTGCGGAAGCCATATGGCCGGGACAAGCCGCTCATCTCACGTACCATGATGAAGAACATCCTTGGCCATGCTGTCTACCAGCTTACCATCATCTTTACCTTGCTGTTTGTTG gAGAGCTCTTCTTTGACATTGACAGTGGAAGGAATGCACCCCTGCACTCGCCACCCTCGGAGCACTATACTATCATTTTCAACACCTTCGTCATGATGCAGCTTTTCAATGAAATCAATGCTCGAAAGATCCATGGTGAGAGGAATGTCTTTGATGGCATCTTCAGCAACCCCATCTTCTGTACTATTGTTCTGGGCACCTTTGGAATTCAG ATTGTCATCGTCCAGTTTGGTGGGAAGCCCTTCAGCTGTTCCCCACTGTCCACAGAACAGTGGCTCTGGTGCCTATTTGTTGGTGTTGGGGAGCTGGTCTGGGGACAG GTCATTGCCACTATCCCCACCAGCCAGCTCAAGTGCCTGAAGGAAGCAGGGCATGGGCCTGGGAAGGACGAGATGACTGATGAGGAGCTGGCCGAGGGGGAGGAGGAAATCGACCACGCTGAGCGAGAGCTCCGCAGGGGCCAGATCCTCTGGTTCCGGGGCCTCAACCGGATCCAGACACAG ATGGAGGTAGTGAGTACCTTCAAGAGAAGCGGGTCATTTCAGGGTGCTGTGCGCCGGCGGTCTTCGGTCCTCAGCCAGCTCCATGACGTAACCAATCTTTCTACCCCTACTCACGTAACTCTCTCTGCCGCCAAGCCCACCAGCGCTGCTGGCA ATCCGGGTGGTGAAAGCATTCCGTAG